A stretch of Fundidesulfovibrio soli DNA encodes these proteins:
- a CDS encoding cytochrome c3 family protein, whose amino-acid sequence MRRSHTLAAFLAAFILIAFGAVGYSQSPEMVINNPKAYAGGKQRGPVTFTHEKHQGYGPKMECTTCHHKFDPKQPGKNLWEMGDETSCAACHAGAKKTAKLDMQQAFHKQCWGCHEKMPQDKKLPYGPRSCAGCHKVK is encoded by the coding sequence ATGCGCCGCTCCCACACTCTCGCCGCCTTCCTCGCGGCGTTCATCCTGATCGCCTTCGGCGCTGTGGGCTACTCGCAGAGCCCCGAGATGGTCATCAACAACCCCAAAGCCTACGCTGGCGGCAAACAGCGCGGCCCGGTGACCTTCACCCACGAAAAGCACCAGGGCTACGGCCCCAAGATGGAGTGCACCACCTGCCACCACAAGTTCGACCCCAAGCAGCCCGGGAAGAACCTCTGGGAAATGGGTGACGAAACCTCCTGCGCGGCCTGCCACGCCGGAGCCAAAAAGACCGCCAAGCTGGACATGCAGCAGGCCTTCCACAAGCAGTGCTGGGGCTGCCACGAGAAGATGCCCCAGGACAAGAAGCTGCCCTACGGCCCCCGCTCCTGCGCCGGCTGCCATAAAGTGAAGTAA
- a CDS encoding cytochrome c3 family protein, translating into MTLTLSLAAALVGAFSAGENGQAKAQQPQMVLSGTAIGGKPGQGPLSKAVFNHQKHEAAVGNCESCHHTGTMDACSSCHTSQGSPDGGNIQLSEAMHSAKAKVSCVGCHYQETKKKQCSGCHQFIAAGPKEASCVACHKDPKAPAPAAVKVAQPEVVTIGSISKDYQACEFNHSSHVELLQDAAKGALAKGFHTQPDTLCQGCHHHTPAGVAPPKCGTCHGKAFQKEDPRRPGLMAAYHIQCNQCHKAMGVDSPKATDCKTCHAPKK; encoded by the coding sequence TTGACCCTGACCCTCTCTCTGGCGGCGGCCCTTGTGGGCGCCTTTAGCGCCGGTGAGAACGGTCAGGCCAAGGCGCAACAGCCTCAGATGGTCTTAAGCGGCACCGCCATTGGCGGCAAACCAGGCCAGGGACCTCTGTCCAAGGCTGTGTTCAACCATCAAAAACACGAGGCGGCTGTCGGCAATTGCGAAAGCTGCCACCATACCGGCACCATGGACGCCTGTTCGTCCTGCCACACCAGCCAGGGTTCTCCTGACGGCGGCAACATCCAGCTCTCCGAGGCCATGCACTCCGCCAAGGCCAAGGTCAGCTGCGTGGGCTGCCACTACCAGGAGACCAAGAAGAAGCAGTGCTCCGGCTGCCACCAGTTCATCGCCGCCGGTCCGAAGGAAGCCTCCTGCGTGGCCTGCCACAAGGACCCCAAGGCCCCGGCTCCCGCCGCGGTCAAGGTGGCCCAGCCCGAAGTGGTGACCATCGGCTCCATCTCCAAGGATTACCAGGCTTGCGAGTTCAACCACTCCAGCCATGTGGAGCTTCTGCAGGACGCCGCCAAGGGTGCGCTGGCCAAGGGTTTCCATACCCAGCCTGACACCCTGTGCCAGGGCTGCCACCATCACACCCCCGCCGGCGTGGCCCCGCCCAAGTGCGGCACCTGTCACGGCAAGGCCTTCCAGAAGGAAGACCCCCGGCGTCCCGGTCTGATGGCCGCCTACCACATCCAGTGCAACCAGTGCCACAAGGCCATGGGCGTGGATTCTCCCAAGGCCACTGATTGCAAGACCTGCCACGCGCCCAAGAAATAA
- the hmcB gene encoding sulfate respiration complex iron-sulfur protein HmcB, with translation MKRRNFLGLAGAATATALAGKAQAAGGHSLDGYPNSYGVLFDASRCIGCRQCEMGCNKINSENITEPWTTLPKKDAKAFDEKGLNAKARTDATMYTLVNKYEPQALGGKTSVFKKAQCMHCKEPACASACFVKAFTKTPEGAVTYNGSVCVGCRYCMVACPWDVPTYEFNKLIPYVQKCHMCHPHIKSGKAKLPACVNACPMEALTWGKREDLIKEAWARIGSVPGRYLPHVYGEREMGGTNWMYISNVPFAQIGLREDLGKTPAPEMTSGALGLVPLVACLWPVLLGGIWQITKWKDERAEDEKQKAVAEAIAQERAKAGK, from the coding sequence ATGAAGCGCAGAAACTTCCTGGGACTCGCCGGCGCGGCAACGGCTACGGCCCTGGCCGGCAAGGCCCAAGCCGCCGGCGGGCATTCGTTGGACGGCTACCCCAACTCCTACGGCGTTCTCTTCGACGCCAGCCGCTGCATCGGCTGCCGCCAGTGCGAGATGGGCTGCAACAAGATCAACTCCGAGAACATCACCGAACCCTGGACCACCCTTCCCAAGAAGGACGCCAAGGCGTTCGATGAGAAGGGCCTGAACGCCAAAGCCCGTACCGACGCCACCATGTACACCCTGGTGAACAAGTACGAGCCCCAGGCCCTGGGCGGCAAGACCTCGGTGTTCAAGAAGGCCCAGTGCATGCACTGCAAGGAGCCTGCTTGCGCCTCGGCCTGCTTCGTCAAGGCCTTCACCAAGACCCCCGAGGGCGCGGTGACCTACAACGGCTCCGTGTGCGTGGGCTGCCGTTACTGCATGGTGGCCTGCCCCTGGGACGTGCCCACCTACGAGTTCAACAAGCTGATCCCCTACGTGCAGAAGTGCCACATGTGCCATCCGCACATCAAATCCGGCAAGGCCAAGCTGCCTGCCTGCGTGAACGCCTGCCCCATGGAGGCCCTCACCTGGGGCAAGCGCGAGGACCTGATCAAGGAAGCCTGGGCGCGCATCGGAAGCGTGCCCGGCCGCTACCTGCCCCATGTCTACGGCGAGCGCGAGATGGGCGGCACCAACTGGATGTACATCTCCAACGTGCCCTTCGCCCAGATCGGCCTGCGCGAAGACCTGGGCAAGACCCCGGCCCCGGAGATGACCTCCGGCGCGCTGGGTCTGGTTCCCCTGGTCGCCTGCCTGTGGCCTGTGCTGCTGGGCGGCATCTGGCAGATCACCAAGTGGAAGGACGAGCGGGCCGAGGACGAGAAACAGAAAGCCGTTGCCGAAGCGATCGCTCAAGAGCGCGCCAAGGCCGGGAAATAA